TTAAGCgacttttattttctcaaatttatgtttttcacttTTCGCGTTTGAATGTTTTTTAACTAAAAGTTTATATTGACTCAATTTCACCTTTAGTGCTTTTGATTTTAGGTTTtaagattcttttattttagtttttattgtagattttgtgtagatttagtattttaaatgtttttatgcTAACGTGACACCTCACAGTGTGTTCTTGACACATGTAGTCTATTTTAACACTTTTTTTAACGTgacatatttttttctattttaatgtgACATGTTGATTGTGTATTTTTGTCACTTGTCATCATAAGGTTGGTACTGATGCGACAAATGAGTGTTATATCAATATTGTGTCATAGGATTAATTAACATTCGACAAtaattatttagaaatttggtatatataaaagtaaaattatattcaaCAGTTTTAcgttatacatatatttttatttttttacatttttattttattattttaacagGTGTGATGTAAGACGGCTAAATAGAAGAACTCTATACAAACcgaatgatttttttctttttgaaaatgcatcctagtttgaaaaatttttcaattatttcattGAGTTTTTTAACGAACATTGATATTTAGAAAAGGACAatcattagataaaataaaattagtaatgctacatacagtcatttttgcatatttcttatacattctactgatatgattggctggattaattttttttaatacacaatcaatcatatcactagagtgcacaaaagagtccgtaaaaataactgcatatagaatttttcaaataaaattaccGGAAAAATAACTTGGTAGCTATGCACGTTGATGGTAGAAAGTCGAAACCCCACCTCTCTTAAATGAACTTCCAACGGTCATATTCTCGAGATTCTTCGAGTGGAATTGACCGTTTTGTCCTTCCCTCCCTAACATCCTCTGCTCTGCACTCTAAAAAATCTCAGCACCTTTGAGACTTTAGTAAGCCAGATTTCCTCTCTTTTGAAGAAAGCCAACTTTACACAAATCATTAGCGGCTAATTATGGGGTGCTTTCTAGCTTGTTTTTCTACTCCTAAGCATCGAAATCCTCAAATATTGGCTCCTGGAGACCAAGTAAGCGTCCTTCCAAGCTTGATCTTTCGTGGGAATTTGAACATTTTATCAACTCTTTTTAGTTCtgatatctattttttttccttactttctctGAAATCTGTCCAGAGTCTTGAGGCTAACGAAGCTTTTCAAACTCCTCTTCTACGAAAGCAAGAAGGCATTGAAAAACCCCTTACCCCCATCACGGAATCAGAGTGAGTTTTCCATTGTTACATGCTTGGATCTTGAGTTTATCTTTGgctttcaatttttgttttcggTTGAATCTTACATTTTTAGTTCATTGTAATTCTGGGTAGATGCTATTTATCATTCTTGAGTTATTTATTTAACTCAGTTACTTGAAAACGTTAATCCCTACCTTATTTATTGATGGATTTATATCTAGACGTTTATTTACAATTTCAAAACAGAGTGAGACTTGAAGTGCAGCCGAATCGCAGCGCCGGAAAGAAAGTTACCTTTGAGAAACCGTCTGCAAATGAGGAGAAACAGAAGGGAAATCGAGGAGGAGCTGAAGAAGGCAAACCGATTTCGGGTTTGATTGCTTCAAGCATGCTACCCTTTCCTTCGAACCACAGATATCAAAGTTGTGCAGGCGAGTTGGATTATGATGATAGTGATGAAATTGGGAATGACGATTCACTGATTCAAGAAGAAACTTCGGAGTCATTGTTTTCTTTGTCCATTGATTCAAGAACGCACGTTGGTGCCATTGAAACCGGCGAAAAGGAGGTAAATAGTCCGATTCCAGTTCATGCTTCAACTCATGAGGAGCTCAAGACAAATGCAAGTCGGTGCTTTCGTTCAGTCCTGACGCCAATCGAAAATCTTACTCAAGGGAAGGCGGTCCAAGAAAAAACAGACGCGCCTTTCATGAATGAAGCAAAGGAGAAAGTCAATCTAGAGCCAAAGTCCAACGATTCGAAGccaaaagaagaacaaattcTTGTTGATACCAGCCTTTCAAGCTGGCTGGTTGTATCCGAATCCACGCCCAGGTCCCAGAATAGTAGTAATTCTACTGGGAACTCAGCCTCTGAGAAAGCAAATTCAAGTAGAAGTCATGTAGACAAGCCAATTCTAGGAGCATTGACCCTTGAAGAGCACCTATGGTTTTCTGCATCTCCATCTCCGAGACTGTCAAAAAGCCAAAGTCCTGAGGACAAGCTGGTTATAGGTACCGTTGGAAGTTACTGGAGTCACACTGGGCAGAGCAGGGATTCAGGCTCACTGGCTCAGGCCCTTCTTGTGGAGAAATGACAAAGGCAGGAAGCAAAAACAAACAGGCCTTAGTGAAGCGACTCATCCTATATGTGTTCAGTTGTTTTCTTGACTTTGGTGTGTAAaagttgttttttgtttgtgcAGAATGAGAAGATGAAATGGAATTCTACTCCTTTCAAGGCAAGAATGGGGAGAGCTCTGCCTCAAGCGTAGCCTCTTTTAATCGACTAGTGTACTAGCCAGATGATTGTAATTATCTGGTTTATATGTATCTATAAGTACTAATTCAAGGAAGTTTTTTTAttctgtgtgtttttttttacgTGTGGTCCACAGGGGTGCATCCAGATACGGATCCGGATATTCAGGAATATTCGAATTTGTACCCGGATTTTTAAAACCGGATGGATACTTGTTCAGATATCACATCTATAGACATGTCACTCAAAACAACATTTTTGTAACAGAATATGAATAGCGTCCCGTAATTTTCTTAATTGTCTTCACTTATGAAGGATGAATATTGTAATTACCAAAACTTCACCTCACGGAGTACaataaaatatccaaaacaAAGGTGGAAAAAGGAACTCTACAACTCTAACCAGCACAACATACCAACAAAAATATTCACAACAAATCTATATAGTGTACACTTAATTAAGGCTACGTAGTGTACATCAACGGTATCTTGTACTATTTACATCTCAAGCCCCGTACTTCTCTTGGAGTATTGCTACGATCCAAAAACTGGCAAGAATTACCCTTGGCACCATACTTTGCAAAACTTTCCAATTCCTTGCTTCCAAGACTTCCTCCCATATGTAACTTATAGCCACATATACCTCTGCTTTATTCATCAACCATTTGACAACCAAACAAGAATCAGAATACAAATCAATACAAAAGCAGAACatctagaaattaaaaaatcc
This genomic window from Carya illinoinensis cultivar Pawnee chromosome 7, C.illinoinensisPawnee_v1, whole genome shotgun sequence contains:
- the LOC122315127 gene encoding uncharacterized protein LOC122315127; the protein is MGCFLACFSTPKHRNPQILAPGDQSLEANEAFQTPLLRKQEGIEKPLTPITESEVRLEVQPNRSAGKKVTFEKPSANEEKQKGNRGGAEEGKPISGLIASSMLPFPSNHRYQSCAGELDYDDSDEIGNDDSLIQEETSESLFSLSIDSRTHVGAIETGEKEVNSPIPVHASTHEELKTNASRCFRSVLTPIENLTQGKAVQEKTDAPFMNEAKEKVNLEPKSNDSKPKEEQILVDTSLSSWLVVSESTPRSQNSSNSTGNSASEKANSSRSHVDKPILGALTLEEHLWFSASPSPRLSKSQSPEDKLVIGTVGSYWSHTGQSRDSGSLAQALLVEK